The DNA window TGCGTTTTGGGCCGGGAGAGGTTCCGGGAGGGGAGACActgctgggaggtggaggtggagggggaggtgggaggtgacTCATGGTGGGGTGTTGGGGTGGCCAGGGAGTCTGTGGAGAGGAAGACGTTCTCGAACTGGAGCCCTGAAGGAGGGATCTGGGCAGTGCGGTACTGCTATGGGCAGTTCGCGTCTCTCACCTCTCGTCGCACCTTCCTCCCCCggtccccgctccccagcaggatCTGGGTCTGTCTGGACTGCACACAGGGGCTGGTGACTTTCCTCCATGCCGACACCGGGGTCGAGATCTTCACGTTCCCACCAGCCTCGTTCAAAGGGGAGACCCTGCGCCCCTGGTTTTTGgtagaaacagagaaaacccagCTGTGCCTGAGGGGCAGCGCCCCCCAGACCCtcatccccccttccctcccctccccggccgccggcagcccctgcccttctccagagaCTCCCCGCGCTCCTCTCCTGGATCCCGCGGGAGACGTCCAtccctgtgccccagcccagggagcagagggggagtgaggggcaggggacagaggggggTCGCTGCGGGGTGTCGTGTCCCCTCCCGCTGCGAGCGGCTGCGGGGGGTGTCGTCCTTTCAGCTTTGATGGAGGGAATTTTCCTTCGGCTCTCGGTTGCCGTTTTGGATTTAGCGGGCGAGAACACGACGTCGGGACGCGGCTGAGAGCCGTTTCCGTCCGTCAGTcgagggcttttttcttttttttcgccTTCCCCGTCGCAGCCCAGTGGGAGCGCGGCCGGGAGAAGGCGCCAAAAAGGGATATTCCACCCCACGGGCGTCCCGCTGGGGATAGAAACGGGGGGTCGCTGccggaggtggggtgggggggccgggACCCGCCGTCGCCGCTGGGGACGGGCCGGGCAACCAGCGCTCGGGTGGGGAGGGCAACTCGGCGTCGGGTCGCTTTATCCCGTACgttattttacaataaatatcGGTCTTTTCCTCGCCCGTTGGTCCTCTATTCGGCCGCCTGCCCCCCAACCCGCGAGGGTCTTTTtcccgccccttttctccctcttctcccctccccacccccccaccccccaacacgGGGGGATGGGCAACGGCGCGGGAGCCGCTGCCTGGTCCTACATTGCTGATGTGGGGTTaaaccccccccctcccaccccggggGGAGTCCAAGGGGGccaggaccccctgggaaccacttggaaacccttggggaccctcGTTGGAAcaccttgggaccccttggaaacccctggaccccttgggaaccctggagaccccttggaaccccttggaaccccttggaaccccttggagaccccttggaaaccctggagaccctcttggaaacccttggggacccccttgggaacgCTTAGGCCCCCCCTGGAACcacttgggaccccttggaaacccttgggaccccttgggaaccctggagaccccttggaaccccttgagaccccttggaaacccttggggacccccttggaacctcttgggaccccttggaaaccctggagacccttttggaaacccttggggacccccttgggacccctcggaaccccttgggaccccttggaaaaccttgggacccccctggagaccctcttggaaacccttggggacccccttggaaacccttgtggacccctcggaaccccttgggaccccttggaaacccttgggaccccttggaaacccttgggaccccttggaaccccttgggaccccttggaaacccttgggaacccccttgggaaccctggagaccccttggaaacacttgggaccccttcgggaccccttggggaccccttggaagcccctgggaccccttggaaaccatAGGGGAcacctcggaaccccttgggaccccttcgaAAAccctggaaccccttggaactcccttggaaaccattggggaccccctttgtgacaccttggaaccccttgggaccccttggaaacccttgaggACCGCCTTGGAATCCCTTGGAATCCCTTGGGGTCCCCCCTGGAACCCCTTGGGAACAACTGGGGActctcttggaaacccttgggactccttggaaatcCTGGAGACCCTTTGGAACCCtgtggagaccccttggaaacccttggggaccccatttgtgaccccttggaaccccttgggaaccctcggaaccccttgggaccccttgcaatcacttggaaccccttggaaccccttgggaccccttggaaacccttgggaccccctggacgccctcttggaaacccttggggacccccttgggaaccctggagaccccttggaaacccttgagaccccttggggaccccttggaagcccctgggaccccttggaaaccgttggggaccccttggaaccccttgggaccccttggaaacccttggggacccccttggaacctcttgggaCCCCTTGaaaaccctggagaccctcttggaaccccttgggaccccttggaaacccttggggacccctcagaaccccttgggacccccttggaaccccttgggaccccttggaaaccctggagaccctcttggaaagccttgggacccccctggaaccccttggggacccccttggaaccccttgggtcTCCTaggaaccccttggaaccccttggaacccccttggaaacccttggggacccccttggaaccccttgggaccccttggaaacccttgggactccttggaaatccttggggactcccttgggaccccttggaaccccttgggacccctcggaaccccttggaaccccttggaaacccttggagaccccttggaaacgcttggggacccccttggaacctcttgggaacccttggaaaccctggagaccctcttggaagcccttgggaccccttggaaaacCTTGGGGAcacctcggaaccccttgggaccccttggaaaccctggagacccctcggaacccattgggaccccttggaaacccttgggacccccatggaaccccttgggaccccttggaaaccctggagacccccttggaaacccttggggacccccttgggaccccttggaacccctcgggacccctcggaaccttttgggaccccttggaaacccttggagaccccttggaaccccttgggacaccttggaaacccttggactccttggaaaccctggagacccctcggaaccccttgggacccattggaaacccttgggacccccctggagaccctcttggaaacccttggggaccctcttgggaaccctggagaccccttggaaaccgttggggaccccttggaaccccttgggacccctcggaaccccttgggaccccttggaaacccttggggacccccttggaaacccttgggacctccttggaaacccttggggacccccttggaacctcttggcaccccttggaaaccgttggggaccccttggaacccccttggaaacccttggggaccccctttgtgacccattggaaccccttgggaccccttggaaacccttgggacccccctggagaccctcttggaaacccttggggaccctcttgggaaccctggagaccccttggaaaccgttggggaccccttggaaatcCTTaagacccccttggaaacccttggggacccccttggaacctcttgggaccccttggaaccccttggggacccctcggaaccccttgggaccccttggaaacccttgggaccccttggaaccctcttggaaacccttgggaccccctttgtgaccccttggaaccccttgggaccccttggaaacccttgggacccccctggagaccctcttggaaacccttggggacccccttgggaacgctggagaccccttggaaacccttgggaccccttggggaccccttggaagcccctgggaccccttagaaaccattggggaccccttggaaccccttgggaccccttggaaacccttcaGGACCGCCTTGGAATCcgttggaaacccttggggacccccctggagaccctcttggaaacccctggggacccccctggaaccccttggaaacccctggggaccctcttggaaacccttgggactccttggaaaccctggagaccacttggaaccccttggagaccccttggaaccccttggggacccccttgtgaccccttggaaccccttgggacccctcggaaccccttcggaccccttggaaacacttggaaccccttggaaccccttgggaccccttggaaacccttgggacccccctgcacaccctcttggaaacccttggggaccccttggaaacccttggggacccctcggaaccccttgggaccccttggaaacccttggaaccccttggaacccccttggaaacccttggggaccccctttgggaccccttggaaccccttggggaccccttggaaacccttgggactccttggaaacccgGGAGGcgcctcggaaccccttgggaccccttggaaacccttgggaccccctggagaccctcttggaaacccttagggacccccttgggaaccctggagaccgcttggaaacccttgagaccccttggggaccccttggaagcccctgggaccccttggaaaccattggggaccccttggaaccccttgggacccctcgggaccccttgggaccctttggaaacccttgggacccccctggagaccctcttggaaacccttggggacccccttgggaaccctaGAGACCCCTTGGAAACGCTTGGGAcaccttggggaccccttggaagcccctgggaccccatagaaaccattggggacccctcggaaccccttgggaccccttgaaAACAcatggaaccccttggaaccccttgggaccccttggaaacccttgggacccccctggagaccctcttggaaacccttgagaccccttggaaacccttgggacacattcggaaccccttggggaccccttggaagcacctgggaccccttggaaacccttggagaccccttggaaccccttgggaccccttggaaacccttggggacccccttggaaccccttgggaccgcttggaaacccttggaaccccttggaacccccttggaaacccttggggtcccccttgggaaccctggagaccccttggaaacccttgagaccccttggggaccccttggaagcccctgggaccccttggaaaccattggggaccccttggaaccccttgggacccctcgggaccccttgggaccccttgggaccccttggaaacgcttgggacccccctggagaccctcttggaaaccctttgggacccccttgggaaacgtggagaccccttggaaacccttgggacaccTTCGGGatcccttggggaccccttggaagcccctgggaccccttggaaaacgttggggaccccttggaaccccttgggacccctcgggacCCCTTCGGACCCCTTGGGACGCCTTGGAAAcgcttgggacccccctggagaccctcttggaaaccctttgggacccccttgggaaacgtggagaccccttggaaacccttgggacaccttcgggaccccttggggaccccttggaagcccctgggaccccttggaaaacgttggggaccccttggaaccccttcggaccccttggaaacccttggggactcccttggaaccccttgggacccctaggaaacccttggaaccccttagaacccccttggaaacccttggggaccccttggaaacccttgggaccccttggaaacccttggggactcccttgggaccccttggaaccacttgggacccctcggaaccccttgggaccccttggaaacccttggagaccccttgcaaccccttgggaccccttggaaccctttgggaccccttggaaacccttgggactccttggaaacccttgggacccccctggagaccctcttggaaacccttggggaccctctTGGGAatcctggagaccccttggaaaccgttggggagcccctggaaccccttgggacccctcggaaccacTTGGGACCCCGTGGAAACCCTTGGGgtcccccttggaaacccttgggacccccttggaaaaccttggggacccccttgggacctcgtgggaccccttggaaaccttCGAAACccctggaaccccttggaactcccttggaaacccttggggaccccctttgtgACACCTTGAAACCCCTTGGGACCcattggaaacccttgggactccttggaaaccctggaggcCCCTCGGAAatcccttgggaccccttggaaagccttgggacccccctggagaccctcttggaaaccgttggggacccccttgggaaccctggagacctcTTGGAAACACTTGGGACCCCTTCAGGACCCCTTTagggaccccttggaagcccctgggaccccttggaaacccttgggactccttggaaaccctggagaccccttggaaccctgtggagaccccttggaaacccttggggaccccatttgtgaccccttggaaccccttgggacccctcggaaccccttgggaccccttgcaatcacttggaaccccttggaaccccttgggaccccttggaaacccttgggaccccctggagaccctcttggaaacccttggggacccccttgggaaccctggagaccccttggaaacccttgagaccccttggagaccccttggaagcccctgggaccccttggaaaccattggggaccccttggaaccccttgggacccctcgggacCCCTTGGGACCCTTTGGAAAcacttggggacccccttggaaaccctggagaccccttggaaacccttgggaccagttcgggaccccttggggaccccttggaagcccctgggaccccttggaaacccttggggacccctcagaaccccttgggacccccttggaaccccttgggaccccttggaaaccctggagaccctcttggaaagccttgggacccccctggaaccccttggggacccccttggaaccccttgggtcTCCTaggaaccccttggaaccccttggaacccccttggaaacccttggggacccccttggaaccccttgggaccccttggaaacccttgggactccttggaaatccttggggactcccttgggaccccttggaaccccttgggacccctcggaaccccttggaaccccttggaaacccttggagaccccttggaaacgcttggggacccccttggaacctcttgggaacccttggaaaccctggagaccctcttggaagcccttgggaccccttggaaacccttggggacacctcggaaccccttgggaccccttggaaaccctggagacccctcgGAACTCATTGGGACCcattggaaacccttgggacccccatggaaccccttgggaccccttggaaaccctggagacccccttggaaagccttgggacccccctggaaccccttgGTGACCCCCTTAAAACCCCTTGGGATCCCTAGgaaacccttggaaccccttggaacccccttggaaacccttggggacccccttgggaccccttggaacccctcgGGACCCCTCGGAACCTTTTGGaacccttggaaacccttggagaccccttggaaccccttgggaccccttggaaacccttgggactccttggaaaccctggagacccctcggaaccccttgggacccattggaaacccttgggaccaccctggagaccctcttggaaacccttggggaccctcttgggaaccctggagaccccttggaaaccgttggggaccacttggaaccccttgggaaccctcggaaccccttgggaccccttggaaacccttggggaccccattGGAAACCCTTGAggccccttggggaccccttggaagcccctgggaccccctagaaaccattggggaccccttgaAACCCCTTGGGACcactcggaaccccttgggaccccttggaatcCCTTGGGGACCGCCTTGGaatcccttggaaacccttggagaccCCCCTGAAACCCCTTGGAAACTCCTGgggaccctcttggaaacccttgggactccttggaaaccctggagacccctcggagccccttgggaccccttggaaacccttgggacccccctggaggcccacttggaaacccttggggaccatCTTGGGAACCCTGtagaccccttggaaccccttggggaccccttggaaccccttaagacccctcggaaccccttgggaccccttggaaccccttgggaccccttggaaacccttgggacccccctggaaccccttggaaacccctggggaccctcttggaaacccttggaaccccttggaaaccctggagaccccttggaaccccttgtatcatagaatcatagaattgttgaggttggaagggacctttaagatcatcgagtccaacctttggcctaccctgacaagagccacttctaaaccatgtccctcagtgccacatccaccctttttttaaacacctccagggatggtgaatccaccacctccctgggcagcctattccaatgtttaataaccctttcagtgaaaaaatgtctcctaatatctaatctaaacctcccctgacgtaacttgaacccgtttcccctcgtcctatcacttgtcaccagggagaagaggtcagcccccatctctctacaccctcctttcagggagctgtagagggtgatgaggtctcccctcagcctcctcttctccaggctaaacacccccagctccctcagtcgttcctcataaggtttgtcctccagacccctcaccagctttgtagcccttctctggacactctccaacacctcaatgtccctcttgtagcgaggggcccaaaactgaacgcggtactcgaggtggggcctcaccagtgccgagtacagggggatgatcactgccctagtccggcccaccacactcttcctgatacaggccaggatgctgttggccttcttggccacctgggcacactgctggctcatattcagccggctgtccaccaacacccccaggtccttttctgccgggctgctttcgagccactctgccccaatcctgtagcgctgcatggggttggtgtgacccaagtgcaggacccggcacttggccttgttgaacctcacaccattggtctcagcccatcggtccagcctgtccagatccctctgcagagccaacctaccctcaagcagatcaacacgcccgcccagcttagtgtcatctgcgaacttgctgagggtgcattcgatcccttcatccagatcattgataaagatattaaagagaaccggccccagcaccgagccctgggggacaccactcgtgaccagacaccaactggattgaactccattgaccaccactctctgggcacggccatccagccagttttttacccagcgcagggtacacctgtccaggccacgagcagccggtttctccaggagaatgctgtgggaaacggtgtcaaacgctttgcaaaaatccaagtagataacatccacagcttttccctcatccaccaagtgggtcaccttatcatagaaggagatcaggtttgataggcatgacctgcccttcacaaacccatgctgactgggcctgatcaccctgttctcctgcatgtgccgtgtaatggcactgaggaggatctgttccatgaccttcccaggcaccgaggtcagactgactggcctgtagctccccggatcctccttccagcccttcttgtggatgggtgtcacatttgccaacctccactcagctgggacctccccggttgtccaggactgctcataaatgatgcaaagtggcctggcgagcacctccgccagctctttcaatacccttgggtggatcccatccggccccacagatttgtgcacctccaggtgctgaagcaggtccctcaccgtttccctttggattacgggggcttcattctgctccccatccctgtcttccagctcagggctctgggtgctcagggaacaactggtcctactgctgaagactgaggcaaagacggcattaagtGCCTCAgacttctcctcatccttggtcactatgttgccggccccatctactagaggacagagataatccttagtcctcttcttattgctaatatatttatagaagctttttttgttgtccttgacaacagaagccaggtttagctccagctgggctttggccctcctgattttttccctccgtagcttcactacctctttgtagtcctcttgagtggcctgcccttccttccagaggccatagatcctcttttttt is part of the Rissa tridactyla isolate bRisTri1 chromosome 27, bRisTri1.patW.cur.20221130, whole genome shotgun sequence genome and encodes:
- the LOC128901597 gene encoding butyrophilin subfamily 1 member A1-like; this translates as MGNGAGAAAWSYIADGTCPGGWAAGGHQPRDGPSPLPRVPGDRPWDVTLLLSLLVAWRKFLLPENPDVVTLDPNTAHSQLVLSADRRRVRRQREERDLPDIPERFTYWFCVLGRERFREGRHCWEVEVEGEVGGDSWWGVGVARESVERKTFSNWSPEGGIWAVRYCYGQFASLTSRRTFLPRSPLPSRIWVCLDCTQGLVTFLHADTGVEIFTFPPASFKGETLRPWFLVETEKTQLCLRGSAPQTLIPPSLPSPAAGSPCPSPETPRAPLLDPAGDVHPCAPAQGAEGE